The following are encoded together in the Lathyrus oleraceus cultivar Zhongwan6 chromosome 3, CAAS_Psat_ZW6_1.0, whole genome shotgun sequence genome:
- the LOC127128487 gene encoding protein CURLY FLAG LEAF 1, producing MEAITASLERSLQNCSLNNHHHHHHQQNGRRQDDGSATTDAPAAEGEGGGIGISSTSSEDNHPISNNNNNNSDTTLELNSHISLPYHWEQCLDLKTGEIYYLNWRNGMKAKEDPRIVAERDCEQQESESEDDEEEEESLYEDSEECSSECSTNERGEVIEKENVLVVAGCKSCLMYFMVPKQVEDCPKCNGQLLHFDRSENCSP from the exons ATGGAGGCCATCACTGCTTCCTTAGAGAGGTCTCTTCAAAACTGTTCCCTaaacaaccaccaccaccaccaccaccaacaGAACGGAAGGAGACAAGACGACGGTTCCGCCACCACAGATGCACCGGCCGCAGAAGGAGAAGGAGGAGGCATAGGAATCTCATCCACCAGCTCAGAAGATAATCATCCCATctccaacaacaacaacaacaactccGACACCACGTTAGAGCTCAACTCCCACATCTCCCTCCCTTACCATTGGGAACAATGCTTAGACTTAAAG ACGGGGGAGATTTATTACTTAAACTGGAGGAACGGAATGAAAGCAAAGGAGGATCCGAGAATAGTAGCAGAAAGGGATTGTGAACAACAGGAGTCAGAATcagaagatgatgaagaagaagaagagagtTTGTACGAAGATAGTGAAGAATGTTCATCAGAGTGCTCAACGAATGAGAGAGGAGAGGTAATAGAGAAAGAGAATGTTCTGGTAGTGGCTGGTTGCAAGAGCTGTTTGATGTATTTCATGGTGCCAAAACAAGTTGAAGACTGCCCAAAATGTAATGGTCAACTTCTCCACTTTGATCGATCCGAAAATTGCTCCCCTTGA